One genomic segment of Mycolicibacterium neworleansense includes these proteins:
- a CDS encoding nuclear transport factor 2 family protein, with protein sequence MTNTSDLTATITETVNRYLDLIAAGTADQILELFAEGASVEDPVGTTPRVGSAEIREFFASLEALERNTTLHSNRSTS encoded by the coding sequence ATGACCAATACCTCCGACCTGACCGCGACCATCACCGAAACGGTGAACCGGTACCTGGACCTGATAGCAGCGGGCACTGCCGACCAGATCCTCGAGCTCTTCGCCGAAGGAGCCAGCGTCGAGGACCCGGTTGGCACAACACCCCGCGTGGGATCGGCAGAGATCCGAGAGTTTTTCGCGTCCTTGGAGGCACTCGAACGCAACACCACGCTTCACTCGAACCGATCGACATCATGA
- a CDS encoding ferredoxin, with protein MAVRQDNRLDDAPMAPVTCARCGAGVEVRKSSWNQTSVQWTGTALERCEERCTAAQLEHDDGRGLFLACSALGVSIADAVRSGAVQVVDETE; from the coding sequence ATGGCGGTTCGGCAGGACAATCGACTCGACGATGCGCCGATGGCGCCGGTGACGTGCGCACGGTGCGGCGCCGGCGTCGAGGTGCGCAAGAGCAGTTGGAACCAGACCAGTGTTCAGTGGACCGGTACCGCGCTGGAGCGCTGTGAAGAGCGTTGTACCGCAGCACAGTTGGAGCACGACGACGGACGCGGCTTGTTCCTGGCGTGCTCGGCTTTGGGTGTCTCCATCGCTGACGCGGTGCGTTCCGGCGCGGTGCAGGTCGTCGACGAGACAGAATGA
- a CDS encoding PadR family transcriptional regulator: MDDPEQTAKPALGANSWALLGLLSYEHELSGYDIRKWLGWSMRFYYGSPAFSQIYSDLKKLEKMGYLTSRVDGTGTRNRRLYKITQSGLDAVTQWARETPPDPPSLKHPALMRVTMGHLSDPATLKQMLHEHLAYVDGMQRDAAKEARWSAADPAWAYAKIALDWAVRYYASERELTLQLIKDLDEAEANFPKVGEGAKIPWPDPAYWYEIERKADAEDVD, translated from the coding sequence ATGGATGACCCCGAGCAGACAGCCAAGCCGGCGCTGGGCGCCAACAGCTGGGCGCTGCTCGGATTGCTGTCGTACGAGCATGAACTCTCCGGCTACGACATCCGCAAATGGCTCGGCTGGAGTATGCGTTTCTACTACGGCAGCCCGGCCTTCAGCCAGATCTACTCCGATCTGAAGAAGCTGGAGAAGATGGGTTACCTGACGTCACGGGTGGACGGCACGGGCACGCGAAACCGCCGCCTGTACAAGATCACCCAGTCCGGCCTGGACGCCGTCACGCAGTGGGCGCGGGAGACGCCGCCAGATCCCCCGTCGTTGAAGCACCCAGCGCTCATGCGGGTGACCATGGGCCACCTGAGTGATCCCGCCACGCTGAAGCAGATGCTTCATGAGCATCTTGCCTATGTAGACGGGATGCAACGCGACGCCGCCAAGGAAGCCCGTTGGTCCGCGGCTGATCCAGCGTGGGCATACGCCAAGATCGCGCTGGATTGGGCGGTCCGCTACTACGCGTCCGAGCGGGAACTCACGCTCCAGCTGATCAAAGATCTCGACGAGGCTGAGGCCAACTTCCCGAAAGTGGGTGAAGGCGCCAAGATCCCGTGGCCAGATCCTGCGTACTGGTATGAGATCGAGAGGAAAGCCGACGCCGAAGACGTCGACTGA
- a CDS encoding APC family permease, which produces MTTPGGLQRRLGTTDAVVIGLGSMVGAGIFAALAPAAAAAGTGLLIGLAVAAVVAYCNATSSARLAARYPQSGGTYVYGRERLGEFWGYTAGWSFIVGKTASCAAMALTVGVYVWPQWAHAVAVAAVVALTAVNYAGIQKSALLTRIIVACVLAVLAAVVVIIAGSGAADPARLEIGDDVGVGGVLQAAGLLFFAFAGYARIATLGEEVRDPARTIPRAIPIALGIALVVYAVVAVAVLAVLGGSGLAAAPAPLADAVTAAGASQWQPVVRAGAAVAALGSLLALILGVSRTTLAMARDHHLPHWLSAVHPRFAVPHRAEVLVGIVVAALAAVADLRGAIGFSSFAVLLYYAIANVSAWTLEPQNRWRRAIPAVGLIGCLVLAFSLPLTSVLAGLAVVAVGAVIYAVRSYT; this is translated from the coding sequence GTGACCACGCCCGGCGGGCTGCAGCGCAGGCTCGGGACAACTGACGCCGTCGTGATCGGCCTGGGATCCATGGTGGGTGCAGGCATTTTCGCCGCCCTGGCCCCGGCGGCAGCGGCCGCCGGAACCGGACTGCTCATCGGCCTGGCCGTGGCCGCCGTCGTCGCCTACTGCAATGCCACATCGTCGGCGCGGCTGGCCGCGCGCTACCCGCAATCGGGCGGGACCTACGTATACGGGCGTGAACGGCTCGGCGAATTCTGGGGTTACACCGCCGGGTGGAGTTTCATCGTCGGCAAGACCGCGTCGTGTGCGGCGATGGCACTGACGGTCGGGGTGTATGTGTGGCCGCAGTGGGCGCATGCCGTGGCGGTGGCCGCGGTGGTGGCGTTGACGGCGGTGAACTACGCCGGAATCCAGAAGTCGGCGTTGCTGACCCGGATCATCGTGGCGTGCGTGCTGGCGGTGCTGGCCGCGGTGGTGGTGATCATCGCCGGTTCCGGCGCCGCCGACCCGGCCCGTTTGGAGATCGGTGACGACGTCGGCGTCGGCGGTGTGCTGCAGGCCGCCGGGCTGCTGTTCTTCGCGTTCGCCGGGTATGCCCGGATCGCCACATTGGGTGAGGAAGTCCGCGACCCGGCCCGCACCATTCCGCGCGCGATCCCGATCGCGCTGGGTATCGCACTGGTGGTGTACGCGGTGGTGGCGGTCGCGGTGCTCGCCGTGCTCGGTGGCTCCGGGCTGGCAGCCGCACCGGCGCCGCTGGCCGATGCGGTCACGGCCGCCGGCGCTTCGCAGTGGCAGCCGGTGGTGCGCGCGGGGGCCGCGGTGGCGGCACTGGGCTCACTGCTGGCCCTGATCCTCGGGGTATCGCGCACGACGCTGGCCATGGCCCGCGACCATCACCTACCGCACTGGCTGTCCGCGGTGCATCCGCGCTTTGCCGTGCCGCACCGGGCCGAGGTGCTGGTCGGCATCGTAGTGGCAGCACTGGCCGCGGTGGCGGATCTTCGTGGGGCGATCGGGTTTTCGTCGTTCGCGGTGCTGTTGTACTACGCGATCGCGAACGTGTCGGCCTGGACGCTGGAGCCCCAGAACCGGTGGCGCCGCGCGATCCCGGCCGTCGGTCTCATCGGCTGCCTGGTGCTGGCCTTCTCCCTACCCCTCACCTCGGTGCTCGCCGGCCTGGCGGTGGTTGCGGTCGGTGCGGTCATCTACGCCGTGAGGTCGTACACGTAG
- a CDS encoding flavin reductase family protein codes for MGLENTATLSTPPRRPGPQDMRNVLGHFCTGIAVITGQHGQRPVGFTCQSITSVSLDPPYVSFCPSLGSSTWPLIRASGRMCINILAAHQEAICAQFARSVEDKFAGIDWSPATNGAPRLHGTLATIEAELEYEHGAGDHTIVVSHVTALEAHGGMPLLFYRGDYGGLADHRLDPITG; via the coding sequence ATGGGACTTGAGAACACCGCCACACTCAGCACGCCACCTAGACGACCGGGCCCCCAGGACATGCGCAACGTACTAGGGCACTTCTGCACCGGTATCGCCGTAATCACTGGTCAGCACGGACAACGGCCAGTGGGCTTCACCTGCCAATCCATCACCTCGGTGTCGCTGGATCCGCCGTATGTGTCGTTCTGTCCCTCCCTCGGATCGTCGACCTGGCCGTTGATTCGCGCCAGCGGTCGAATGTGTATCAACATCCTGGCCGCCCATCAGGAGGCGATATGTGCGCAGTTCGCTCGTAGCGTCGAGGACAAATTCGCCGGAATCGACTGGAGCCCGGCGACAAATGGGGCCCCTCGCTTGCACGGGACCCTGGCCACCATCGAAGCGGAACTCGAGTACGAGCACGGCGCCGGCGACCACACCATCGTGGTCAGTCACGTCACGGCACTGGAAGCCCACGGTGGGATGCCGCTGCTCTTCTATCGCGGCGATTACGGGGGCTTGGCGGACCATCGGCTCGATCCGATAACGGGGTAA
- a CDS encoding PaaI family thioesterase yields MSVTSETEVPEALYASLTESVRRLVDATIRSQADLEAVASAKAKIDAAADELSQSLIPGSFGIQPAADGRSLAWGNAVIGLRNALAPPLVVHHESDGRVWAEVTLGAAYEGPAGHVHGGICALLLDHVLGATAHQPGRPAVTGTLTLRYEAGTRLGPVHAEARIDRVEGVKTFAVGHLSTSDGVTVRAEGVFFHPRPAAG; encoded by the coding sequence ATGTCTGTAACGAGCGAAACCGAGGTTCCGGAAGCGCTTTACGCGTCCCTCACCGAATCTGTTCGCCGCCTGGTCGATGCGACCATCCGCAGCCAGGCCGACCTAGAGGCCGTCGCGTCCGCGAAGGCGAAGATCGATGCGGCGGCCGATGAACTCAGCCAGTCGCTGATCCCAGGTTCTTTCGGTATCCAACCAGCTGCCGACGGACGCTCCCTCGCATGGGGCAACGCAGTCATCGGGCTGCGCAATGCGCTGGCACCCCCGCTGGTGGTCCACCACGAGTCCGACGGCCGGGTCTGGGCAGAGGTAACCCTGGGCGCCGCCTACGAAGGACCCGCAGGCCACGTGCACGGGGGAATCTGTGCCCTCCTCCTCGACCATGTCCTCGGCGCCACCGCGCATCAGCCAGGCCGGCCGGCGGTTACCGGGACTCTCACGCTTCGCTACGAGGCCGGAACCCGACTCGGCCCCGTCCACGCCGAGGCGCGCATCGACCGAGTGGAAGGAGTGAAGACCTTCGCCGTCGGCCACCTGTCCACCTCGGACGGCGTCACGGTACGGGCTGAAGGTGTCTTCTTTCATCCACGCCCCGCTGCCGGATAG
- a CDS encoding LLM class flavin-dependent oxidoreductase encodes MTVPILRFNFASPGGDPVKRREIISTAIEMAEWGDRRGVAAVSIDEHHVTGHGWSSNPVMAAAMFLQRTENLFLSIDCALGPLWNPVRLAEDIAFVDTVSGGRLHTTVGLGYREVEYGALGADFSQRAPLMDHLLRTMLAAWSGAPVVEHDPTACLASATWSKPHPPLYVGGGVRATARRAVRFGLGLSLPAHQPDLARYYLELCGQAGIEPLLIMPAPVNRGMVYLCEDPDKAWHEFGHHILWEAVTYGAWSRDRALSSMHLPGVQSLEEVRASGRYRFLTPDQLVAEVRDCPDYGALVLHPLVGGMPIDEAWKSLQLLTDDVLPRLT; translated from the coding sequence ATGACCGTGCCGATTCTTCGTTTCAATTTCGCCTCGCCCGGCGGTGATCCTGTCAAAAGACGTGAAATCATTTCTACTGCAATAGAAATGGCGGAATGGGGAGACCGGCGCGGCGTGGCCGCCGTCAGCATCGATGAACACCACGTCACCGGGCATGGCTGGAGCAGCAACCCGGTCATGGCGGCCGCCATGTTCCTGCAGCGCACCGAGAACCTGTTTCTGAGCATCGACTGCGCGCTGGGACCGCTCTGGAACCCCGTCCGACTGGCCGAAGACATCGCATTCGTCGACACCGTGAGCGGAGGGCGGTTGCACACGACCGTCGGACTGGGATATCGCGAGGTCGAATATGGTGCGCTGGGTGCAGATTTCAGCCAACGCGCACCTTTGATGGACCACCTGTTGCGCACCATGTTGGCAGCATGGTCCGGGGCGCCGGTCGTCGAACACGACCCGACTGCGTGCCTGGCGTCTGCCACCTGGTCCAAGCCACATCCGCCGCTCTATGTCGGCGGCGGAGTACGTGCAACCGCGCGCCGCGCCGTACGGTTCGGGCTGGGGCTCAGCCTGCCGGCACATCAGCCAGACCTGGCTCGGTACTACCTAGAGCTATGTGGGCAGGCCGGCATCGAGCCGCTGCTGATCATGCCTGCACCCGTCAATCGCGGCATGGTCTACCTGTGCGAGGACCCGGACAAGGCCTGGCACGAGTTCGGTCACCACATCCTTTGGGAAGCTGTGACTTATGGCGCCTGGTCTCGCGATCGTGCGTTGTCATCGATGCACCTGCCAGGCGTTCAAAGCCTCGAGGAAGTGCGGGCTTCGGGCAGGTACCGCTTCTTGACTCCGGACCAACTCGTCGCCGAAGTCCGCGATTGCCCGGACTACGGAGCACTGGTCCTGCACCCCCTCGTCGGCGGCATGCCGATCGACGAAGCGTGGAAGTCGTTGCAGCTACTGACCGACGACGTGTTGCCGCGGTTGACCTGA
- a CDS encoding 3-ketosteroid-delta-1-dehydrogenase: protein MTAISHKTIPAGVTIAATDVDLLVVGSGTGLAAALAAHEQGLSVLVVEKSSYVGGSTARSGGALWLPSSPVIQDCGGNDPESRAHTYLEAVVADSAPKERSTAYLKNLPATVEMLRRTTPMKLFWAKEYSDYHPEAPGGSAAGRTCECRPLDTNILGEYLPDLRPGVMEVKIPMPTTGADYRWLNLMSRVPRKGLPTVVKRLAQGLGGLALGRRYAAGGQALAAGLFAGAIRARIPIWLDTALTELVTDGNRVSGAIVEHGGQRFVVTARRGVVLAAGGFDHDMDMRRKFQSESLGSNFSLGAESNTGDAIRLGQDVGADIASMDQSWWFPAVAPLPGAAPAVMLAERSLPGSFIVDQNGQRFANESADYMSFGQRVLDLEKAGTPVEDMWIVFDQQYRNSYVFAAELFPRMPIPQTWYDAGIAVKSDSFDQLAIKMKVPADEFSATVTRFNENAYAGEDPDFERGRSAYDRYYGDPTITPNPNLRPLVKGPFYAVKMVLSDLGTCGGLRADDHARVLREDGTAIGGLYAIGNTAANAFGHTYPGAGATIAQGLVYGYIAARDAAGK from the coding sequence GTGACCGCCATCAGCCACAAGACCATCCCCGCCGGAGTGACCATCGCCGCCACCGACGTCGACCTTCTCGTCGTCGGATCCGGTACCGGCCTGGCCGCAGCCCTGGCCGCCCACGAACAGGGGCTGTCCGTTCTCGTCGTCGAGAAGTCGTCGTACGTAGGTGGTTCGACGGCCCGATCCGGTGGCGCGCTGTGGCTACCGTCGAGCCCGGTGATCCAGGATTGTGGTGGGAACGACCCGGAGTCTCGGGCGCACACGTACCTGGAGGCGGTCGTGGCGGATTCCGCTCCGAAGGAGCGCTCCACGGCTTATCTGAAGAATCTGCCGGCAACGGTCGAGATGTTGCGCCGCACCACTCCCATGAAGCTGTTCTGGGCCAAGGAGTACTCCGACTATCACCCGGAAGCTCCGGGTGGATCGGCGGCAGGTCGCACCTGCGAATGCCGCCCTCTCGACACCAACATTCTCGGTGAATACCTTCCTGACCTGAGACCTGGCGTCATGGAAGTCAAGATTCCGATGCCGACCACAGGTGCCGACTACCGCTGGCTGAACCTGATGAGCCGGGTGCCGCGCAAGGGACTGCCCACTGTCGTCAAACGGCTCGCGCAGGGTCTGGGCGGACTGGCCCTCGGAAGACGGTACGCAGCCGGTGGTCAGGCATTGGCCGCGGGATTGTTCGCCGGGGCGATTCGCGCCAGGATCCCGATCTGGCTCGACACCGCACTGACCGAACTGGTCACCGATGGCAACCGAGTCAGCGGAGCGATCGTGGAACACGGTGGGCAGCGTTTCGTCGTCACCGCCCGGCGCGGGGTCGTGCTCGCCGCCGGCGGTTTCGATCATGACATGGACATGCGGCGCAAATTCCAATCCGAATCCCTCGGAAGCAATTTCAGCCTGGGCGCGGAATCCAACACCGGCGACGCCATCCGACTCGGGCAGGACGTCGGCGCCGACATCGCCTCGATGGATCAATCGTGGTGGTTTCCCGCCGTTGCCCCGTTGCCGGGAGCGGCCCCGGCCGTGATGCTCGCCGAGCGCTCGCTGCCGGGGTCGTTCATCGTCGACCAGAACGGTCAGCGGTTCGCCAACGAATCAGCGGATTACATGAGCTTCGGGCAACGCGTCTTGGATCTCGAGAAGGCCGGTACACCGGTGGAAGACATGTGGATCGTCTTCGATCAGCAATACCGCAACAGCTATGTCTTCGCCGCGGAGCTGTTTCCACGCATGCCCATTCCGCAGACCTGGTATGACGCCGGAATCGCCGTCAAGTCAGACAGTTTCGACCAGCTCGCCATAAAGATGAAGGTTCCGGCCGACGAGTTCTCGGCGACCGTCACCCGATTCAACGAGAACGCTTATGCGGGTGAGGATCCCGACTTCGAGCGGGGCCGCAGCGCCTATGACCGTTACTACGGCGATCCCACGATCACTCCGAACCCTAACCTGCGCCCGCTGGTCAAAGGCCCGTTCTATGCGGTCAAGATGGTACTCAGCGACCTCGGTACGTGCGGCGGCCTGCGAGCCGACGACCATGCGCGCGTGCTTCGCGAAGACGGCACTGCCATCGGCGGGCTGTATGCGATCGGCAACACTGCTGCCAACGCCTTCGGACACACTTATCCCGGCGCCGGCGCGACCATCGCACAGGGGCTGGTCTACGGCTACATCGCGGCTCGTGACGCGGCCGGAAAATAG
- a CDS encoding TetR/AcrR family transcriptional regulator has product MLHSLSRPEPDTRTTKIQTRRAERRDRIIACATELAVLGYDACQIRSVTAAAGVSAGTVYQYFPSKDDLLLACFYEWLWDFETEYRCPTNDPDPFQRLLQVSLTLTDRLCSSPQFAEAMIRPYLYADGTAAIQADLVRRQTVQIFIRSVGGIQSAAREIGAAEILSDVWMSNVAAFTQQRIAVAELTERLTRTVGLLKRR; this is encoded by the coding sequence GTGTTGCACAGTCTCTCCCGTCCCGAGCCAGATACGCGGACAACGAAAATCCAAACTCGGCGAGCGGAACGGCGTGATCGGATCATCGCCTGTGCGACAGAGCTGGCCGTCCTGGGCTATGACGCTTGCCAGATCCGTTCGGTGACCGCGGCGGCGGGCGTGTCGGCCGGCACTGTGTACCAATACTTCCCATCGAAGGATGACCTTCTGCTCGCATGCTTTTACGAATGGCTATGGGATTTCGAAACGGAGTATCGCTGCCCCACGAACGACCCGGATCCGTTTCAGCGTCTGCTACAGGTTTCCCTGACGCTCACCGACCGACTCTGCTCATCACCTCAGTTCGCCGAAGCCATGATTCGCCCGTATCTGTACGCCGACGGCACCGCAGCGATCCAGGCCGATCTGGTACGACGACAGACGGTCCAGATCTTCATCCGTTCCGTCGGAGGCATCCAATCAGCTGCGAGGGAGATCGGCGCTGCCGAAATCCTCTCTGATGTCTGGATGTCCAACGTTGCCGCATTCACTCAGCAGCGCATCGCTGTGGCGGAACTGACAGAACGGCTCACCCGTACCGTCGGACTCCTGAAGAGGCGGTAA
- a CDS encoding Rieske 2Fe-2S domain-containing protein: MTTHADADEIRLIEAGSVPTRFARGWHCLGLIRDFGDGKPHQINAFGQKLVVFQGDDGAINVLDGYCRHMGGDLSQGTVKGNEIACPFHDWRWGGDGRCKSVPYAKRTPRLARTAAWPTLQQDGMLFVWNDPERKAPPADVTIPRIEGATSDAWTDWHWYTTVVNTNCREIIDNVVDMAHFFYIHGSLPTHFKNIFEGHVATQYMKSGGRPDVGDPEGSKVLGTTSLASYHGPSFMIDELTYHYEEFDQRTVLINCHYPIDANSFVLQYGIVVEKNAALPPELAMQTAIALGDFVKMGFEQDVEIWRNKTRIDNPLLVEEDGPVYQLRRWYEQFYVDADEVASDMVDRFEFELDTTRPYEAWMKEVEANLAARAAATGPVG, from the coding sequence ATGACGACGCACGCAGATGCCGACGAAATTCGGTTGATCGAGGCCGGTTCGGTACCCACCAGGTTCGCCCGCGGCTGGCATTGCCTGGGCCTGATCCGCGACTTCGGCGATGGAAAGCCGCACCAGATCAACGCTTTCGGACAGAAGCTGGTCGTATTTCAGGGCGATGACGGCGCCATCAACGTGCTCGACGGATACTGCCGGCACATGGGTGGCGACCTGTCGCAGGGAACGGTGAAAGGCAACGAGATCGCCTGCCCATTCCATGACTGGCGCTGGGGCGGTGATGGGCGCTGCAAATCGGTGCCCTACGCCAAGCGCACCCCGCGATTGGCGCGCACCGCAGCGTGGCCCACGCTGCAGCAGGACGGCATGCTGTTCGTGTGGAATGACCCTGAACGCAAGGCACCGCCGGCAGACGTCACGATTCCTCGCATCGAAGGCGCGACCAGTGACGCCTGGACGGACTGGCACTGGTACACGACGGTGGTCAACACCAACTGTCGCGAGATCATCGACAACGTCGTCGACATGGCGCACTTCTTCTACATCCACGGTTCGCTTCCGACGCACTTCAAGAACATCTTCGAAGGTCATGTCGCTACTCAGTACATGAAGAGCGGCGGCCGGCCGGACGTCGGAGACCCGGAGGGATCCAAAGTGCTCGGGACGACCTCGCTGGCCTCATATCATGGCCCCTCGTTCATGATCGACGAGCTGACCTACCACTACGAGGAGTTTGATCAGCGCACCGTGTTGATCAACTGCCACTATCCGATCGACGCCAATTCCTTTGTGCTCCAATACGGCATCGTGGTGGAGAAGAATGCGGCGCTGCCCCCGGAACTCGCCATGCAGACGGCAATCGCGCTCGGCGACTTCGTCAAGATGGGATTCGAGCAGGACGTCGAGATCTGGCGCAACAAGACCAGGATCGATAATCCGCTGCTGGTCGAAGAGGATGGCCCGGTCTATCAGCTGCGGCGCTGGTACGAACAGTTCTATGTCGATGCGGACGAGGTCGCTTCCGACATGGTGGACCGCTTCGAGTTCGAGTTGGACACGACCCGGCCCTACGAGGCCTGGATGAAGGAAGTGGAAGCCAACCTGGCTGCCCGCGCTGCCGCCACTGGGCCTGTGGGGTGA
- a CDS encoding nuclear transport factor 2 family protein — MPRFTREELSSALDHYTKTVEVCSKTGDWAPFADLFTEDVTYVEHAYGVFEGREAVRRWITETMTPFPHMRFPHTWVAFDEENGAIVMEILNVLDHPSEPGTEFGFPNVTRLVYAGDNLFSSEEDVYNPNRDAPRTIGAWLKAGGVMLSEPPAMKHA; from the coding sequence ATGCCGAGATTCACCCGTGAAGAGTTGTCCAGCGCGCTCGACCACTACACGAAGACGGTGGAGGTCTGTTCGAAGACGGGCGACTGGGCGCCGTTCGCGGACCTGTTCACCGAGGACGTCACCTACGTCGAGCACGCCTACGGTGTCTTCGAGGGTCGCGAGGCGGTGCGGCGCTGGATCACCGAGACCATGACGCCGTTCCCGCACATGCGCTTCCCGCACACCTGGGTGGCCTTTGACGAGGAAAACGGCGCGATCGTGATGGAGATCCTGAATGTCCTCGACCACCCGAGCGAGCCCGGGACGGAGTTCGGCTTCCCCAACGTCACCCGGCTCGTCTATGCCGGGGACAACTTGTTCTCCAGCGAAGAGGACGTCTACAACCCCAACCGCGACGCACCCCGCACGATCGGCGCCTGGTTGAAGGCCGGCGGGGTCATGCTCAGTGAGCCGCCGGCCATGAAACACGCCTGA
- a CDS encoding LLM class flavin-dependent oxidoreductase, translated as MGLPTLFPHGRETELSWYRKIDDGPWDGLATYERLLYPHSWSVVPQLAAAAAMTERVRLWTDVVALPMRDPVLFAKDLATIDVLSGGRLTLGVGIGAWDEDYVAVGAALDRKRQRMDEAVLAMRKVWAQEPPIEGHHPVGPAPAQAGGIRLVAGVVGPKALARAAQWAVGVSDPAHSLHFDAEALAAQRERVTQAWQAAGRTEKPHFSAPVWFALGPDPENQLREHVRDFWDQDVAITGPAASYLTAPTAGTLNCGVSGLLAAVNGAREAGLDELRLVPTTADPDEIDRAREVLGI; from the coding sequence ATGGGTCTCCCGACCCTCTTTCCGCACGGACGCGAGACTGAGCTCTCGTGGTACCGCAAGATCGACGACGGACCATGGGACGGCCTCGCCACCTACGAACGGCTGCTCTACCCGCACAGCTGGTCGGTCGTCCCGCAGCTGGCTGCCGCGGCAGCGATGACCGAGCGCGTGCGGCTGTGGACCGACGTCGTGGCACTCCCGATGCGGGACCCGGTGCTGTTCGCGAAGGATCTGGCGACCATCGATGTCCTGTCGGGCGGGCGCTTGACGCTCGGGGTCGGCATCGGTGCGTGGGACGAGGACTACGTTGCGGTCGGCGCCGCACTCGACCGGAAACGGCAGCGCATGGACGAGGCCGTTCTGGCGATGCGCAAGGTGTGGGCCCAAGAGCCTCCCATCGAGGGACACCATCCCGTGGGGCCCGCGCCGGCCCAGGCCGGAGGTATCCGGCTCGTTGCCGGTGTGGTCGGCCCGAAAGCCCTCGCGCGAGCCGCGCAATGGGCTGTCGGCGTGAGTGATCCGGCGCATTCACTTCACTTCGACGCTGAGGCGTTGGCCGCGCAGCGCGAGCGCGTGACACAGGCCTGGCAGGCGGCAGGCAGGACCGAAAAGCCCCACTTCTCGGCGCCGGTCTGGTTCGCGCTCGGTCCAGACCCGGAGAACCAGCTCCGAGAGCATGTACGGGACTTCTGGGACCAGGATGTCGCCATCACCGGACCGGCGGCCTCATACCTGACAGCCCCCACTGCTGGGACGCTGAACTGCGGAGTATCCGGGCTTCTTGCCGCGGTGAACGGTGCGCGCGAAGCGGGTCTCGACGAGCTCAGGCTCGTCCCGACGACCGCCGATCCCGACGAGATAGATCGAGCGCGTGAGGTGCTCGGTATCTAG
- a CDS encoding TetR/AcrR family transcriptional regulator C-terminal ligand-binding domain-containing protein produces the protein MRACLELLAEGKVELPIAEVAERSGVNRGTVYRWWPTSTELLTDALAFHARHRLDTPDTGAWESDVRALVTQLASLAADPVERGIMATMISGRYPSLDNAMMSWYRNDLPHWLAMIGRGIGRGEVSRDVDPAMVLQMMLTPAVSISLFDGRALTRDEIDSLVTLVCRATTVPRSPATDPE, from the coding sequence ATGCGCGCATGCCTGGAGCTGTTGGCCGAGGGGAAGGTCGAGCTTCCGATCGCCGAGGTCGCCGAACGGTCGGGCGTCAACCGCGGCACCGTCTATCGGTGGTGGCCCACCTCGACCGAGCTGCTGACCGACGCCCTCGCATTCCACGCCCGTCATCGCCTGGATACCCCGGACACCGGCGCGTGGGAGAGCGACGTTCGCGCGCTTGTCACCCAACTCGCCTCGCTCGCAGCAGATCCCGTCGAGCGCGGAATCATGGCCACGATGATTTCCGGTCGATACCCATCACTCGACAACGCGATGATGAGCTGGTACCGAAACGACCTCCCGCATTGGCTGGCGATGATCGGGCGAGGGATCGGCCGGGGCGAGGTCAGTCGCGATGTGGATCCAGCCATGGTGCTCCAGATGATGTTGACGCCGGCCGTATCCATCTCCCTGTTCGACGGGCGAGCACTGACCCGGGACGAGATCGACTCGCTTGTGACATTGGTGTGCCGCGCCACGACGGTTCCCCGCAGCCCGGCAACCGACCCCGAGTAG